The Leptolyngbya sp. FACHB-261 DNA window AGTTGAAAAGCCATTATGGCAGTAATGATTAACGTAGTTAGGCCAAAGGCTGTAAAAAACCGAAAACTTGAGGCAAGCGGATCTTCTGAGGAACCCTGCTCTTTTTCAGTGATTCGGTCAAGCACATGATCCTTAGCAGCCATATTTATATCCCTCTGTCTATGTTGACTTTCCTATGATTGGCTTCGCGCCCCAGCTTAATCCTGAGGAGCTAGGAGCAATTACACCGCTGACAAAATTGAATTTTTGAAACTTGGTCTTCAAAATTTTCAAATCAATTCAGATTTGAAACCTAAACAAGGGGGCTGGGTAGCGATCCACTACCCAGCCCCACTCACTCTAGTTCACAACTAAACTAACTCTCAGCTAGCTTAGGCAGTTCGGGTAGCCAAACCATAGAGGAAGAGAACGATACAAGCACCCGCAATTGCAATCAACAAACCTTGGATTGAGAAGCCAGTGAAGGCAACTCCTAAGAGGGCACTACCCACAAAGCCACCAACTAATGCACCCACGATGCCCAACAGCATTGTTGCCAGGATACCGCCGCCCTGATGACCGGGATAAATGGCCTTGGCAATGGCACCAGCAATTAGACCAACTACAATCCAGGATAGAATACTCATGACTTAAAAAGTTTCCTAAATCAACCAACGAACAACTCAACAATAAACCTGATAAAACCTCTGGGGTTTCCACCGCAGGAGTTATCTTCCACTCTGTCGAGAGAGTGACGGGAAGCTTTAACGCTGGACGGACTACAGATTTCGTTATTGACCATTACAGTTTTAGTATCCGGGAGATGAACAACCTTTCTCTTCAAACTTCGTTGTTAATTTCAAGAGACCTAGCAGCGAAGTGCAGAAGGGTGAATCAGGTCTGACGACCCTTACTAGTGGTACTAATGACCGTTGACAAAAGTCTGCTTAGAGAAAGCTGCTCGCAGTCGAAGGGGTTTATCAAGCGGCTAGCTTCAAGTCATGACAGCCATTAGCCCTTTGTGTATACTTCTTTAGGTTGATTCTTATTTGATGACGACGTAGTGATCCTTAAAGGAGACCGACCAGTTCTCAAATCCTGAATTGGATGAGCGAACACCTAACTCTGCAGGAATTTACCACGGAAGTCAGGCTTAGTTATGAAACATCTTCACTTGCCCAGAATAGCTGGAGTTAGTGCTTTGAGCTTGAGTGTAGGAGTTCTAGCCCTGACTCTACCTGCGTCTGCTCAGACCGGCAGCACCGGCACAGGCTCTACCACATCACCCAATACAACTCAGCCCAGTGCAACGCAAATTGTTGTCCCCCCCAGTGGTGGCGCCGTGATTACAGTTCCTAGTGGCGCTGGTAACAGTGGTAGTACAGCTACGCCTAATACGGGGACTTCTAGCAGCCAAACTACGGGCACGGCGGGTACGGGCACGACGGGTAGCGGCACGACCGACATCAACACAGGTCTTAATACAGGTAATAACGGTCCCACAGGCGTTAATTCAGGTAACACGGGTTCCTCTGGGGTCAATACCGGTAATACAGGCACCACCAATGTAGGCACGGGTACTACTGGCACTACTAGCACGGGAAATACGGGCGCAGGGACCAACAACACAGGCGCCGCTGGAACAGGAGCAAACCCAGGCACTGCCATCCCTGGCAACACGGGCGTCTTTCCTAGACCGATTACTCCCGCTACTTTGCCTCCTGGGGCTGCTTCTGGTGCTACTGGTACCTTGATCACCGCACCGGGGCAGCGTCGGCAAGTTACCGCTCCGCGGCCGGGAACAGACGGCAATATTGTGATCATTGAGCCAGCCAGGGGAACCAACGCAGGCAGAGCTACCAATACAGCATTTCCTGCTAGAAGTGGAGCAGGCAGCCCTTCCACGAGTGGCAGCAGTGTTGTCAATGATTTTGTTACCAGTCCTAGCAGCCCTGGAAACTCCCCTGGAAACTCTAGTAGCACTAGCTTCTAGAAGCTAGTCGCAGGTCTAGATCTTGCAGCCTCAGAGAACAGTCTCAGACACAGGCTAGAAGCCTGGGGTTAGTCAAGGGTTAGCTCATTAGTCTGCTGCTTGTGGATCACACCGAATCTCAATGATGAAGCCATCCGGGTCGTAGCAGTAGATGCCGCGGCCCGTAGGACGGCTAACTGGACCATGATCCAGGGGAACTTCGTTAGCCCTGAGAACCTCAACAGCCTGGTTAAACTCAGCTGGATCAATATCAAAAGCGAGATGATTAGCGCGGCTAAAGGCGCGACGCGGGTCCGGATCGGGAGGAGTTAGATCAGGCTCGTAGAACAAATCAATCACGGTGCCGTCAGGCGTTACAAAATTAGCAACCTTGCCCGCAGCCACTAAATCTTTTAGGGTTATCGGCACTTCTGCCCCTTGCAACTCATGTAACCCCAAAATTTGGCCATAGAAGTGTCGGGAAGCCTTCAGGTCGCGTACGTTAAAGGCTACATGGTGAACCCGTCGCAAAGTGCCAGGAGATAAGGCAGGAAGCATCGAAGGATTAGAAACCATAGCGGTAGTAGGGCAGAAGTGCCCTTAACGATAGCGGATCTCCAACAGCTTGCAGACTCCCCTTACCGATTTCAAAAGTCCTGAATCGGCGGACTGGCCAGTTGAAGTTGGCCTGATGTTCGCGCTTTACTAGCGTGCCTCACCTTAGGACCACCCCCCGCAAGGGCTGTCATGCCACTAGAAGCAGTGGTTTCCCGATTGACTACAGCTTGCTAGTATGATGGCCAGTGCAGCGGCAGACCAGAGCCCTCGAAGCAGTCTTGTTGTTAGTGTGAGCATAGCGGGTCCCAGAAGTCAGAGTTGCCAGCATCCTAGAGAGCCTACTTATCACTCTGATGTTGTCAACGTGGCTTCAGTGTGTCGTCA harbors:
- a CDS encoding GlsB/YeaQ/YmgE family stress response membrane protein gives rise to the protein MSILSWIVVGLIAGAIAKAIYPGHQGGGILATMLLGIVGALVGGFVGSALLGVAFTGFSIQGLLIAIAGACIVLFLYGLATRTA
- a CDS encoding VOC family protein, producing the protein MVSNPSMLPALSPGTLRRVHHVAFNVRDLKASRHFYGQILGLHELQGAEVPITLKDLVAAGKVANFVTPDGTVIDLFYEPDLTPPDPDPRRAFSRANHLAFDIDPAEFNQAVEVLRANEVPLDHGPVSRPTGRGIYCYDPDGFIIEIRCDPQAAD